In Novipirellula caenicola, one genomic interval encodes:
- a CDS encoding PDZ domain-containing protein produces MKTYHKSTLAWLIAGAVTVPLSGLLSGTVAFSQETAETQSNPTSGTTDAASQTDTAASAQAASPADTSTPADTAIPNKTASQTDTTQSSESASQPDTASQPQTGGDEHLDRDSPALGVFVGSCPGQGVCVHDVVMGSPAQRVGIERGDYILAINDKTVSTPKELKEVIEGLTSVDTVNVSVWRRGQKMTKQVTLAAEAKTLPNSRQAWLGVALADRDNGEPGVVIDQVHPNSPAEKSGLNSGDVVVQIGNEEVTSIDKFVETVRDLEPGAQVNLTVQRDDEEQQITVTLGQVGNAPLRWFRRPFGGPIPASPFNAPPFDRQSLDQSMRPLMPQAAPDVMEEMIDDMRAQIRSLQNEVDQLKRQLPSNSSSVPNSNNVPSSDNPSSQNSDLPEADQPSADLSSNEFNPADYVQLVVQRDGRGRGNHGDHDHGGHNHGDHGRGNQGNFQRPYNLPHLSNDWTGERYRYQDNRTYRYRVPYGPVYRYPTYYPYQYYQYRGRPYYYGGAYPYGYRGGVQIGPNFGIYW; encoded by the coding sequence ATGAAAACCTACCACAAATCAACACTGGCGTGGTTGATCGCCGGTGCAGTGACAGTCCCGCTGTCCGGCTTGCTGTCGGGAACGGTTGCGTTTTCGCAAGAGACGGCGGAAACTCAATCCAACCCCACCTCGGGAACCACCGATGCGGCGTCACAAACCGATACGGCGGCATCTGCACAAGCAGCATCACCAGCTGATACGTCGACTCCAGCTGATACAGCGATACCTAACAAAACGGCGTCGCAAACGGATACAACGCAGTCCAGCGAATCGGCGTCGCAGCCGGATACGGCATCGCAGCCGCAGACCGGCGGGGACGAGCACCTTGACCGCGACTCGCCAGCACTGGGCGTGTTTGTCGGATCGTGCCCGGGCCAGGGAGTGTGTGTTCACGATGTTGTCATGGGCAGTCCTGCCCAGCGAGTCGGGATCGAGCGAGGCGATTACATCTTGGCCATCAATGACAAAACGGTATCGACCCCGAAAGAATTAAAAGAGGTCATCGAGGGATTGACGTCGGTCGACACCGTCAATGTCAGCGTATGGCGGCGCGGTCAAAAAATGACCAAGCAGGTCACGTTAGCAGCGGAGGCGAAGACGTTACCCAACAGTCGCCAAGCATGGTTAGGCGTGGCGTTGGCCGATCGCGACAACGGTGAACCTGGGGTGGTGATCGACCAAGTTCATCCCAACAGCCCCGCTGAAAAATCGGGTTTGAATTCGGGGGACGTGGTAGTCCAAATTGGGAACGAAGAAGTCACGTCGATTGACAAATTTGTTGAAACGGTTCGTGACCTCGAGCCCGGTGCCCAGGTCAATCTGACGGTTCAACGCGACGACGAAGAGCAGCAAATCACCGTGACGTTGGGCCAAGTCGGCAATGCCCCGCTGCGTTGGTTCCGCCGCCCCTTCGGCGGGCCAATTCCCGCGTCACCCTTCAATGCACCGCCGTTTGACCGCCAATCGCTCGATCAAAGCATGCGTCCTCTGATGCCTCAAGCTGCTCCGGACGTGATGGAAGAAATGATCGACGACATGCGGGCGCAAATTCGTTCGCTGCAGAACGAAGTGGACCAGCTGAAACGGCAGCTGCCATCGAATTCCAGCAGTGTTCCCAATTCCAATAACGTCCCCAGTTCCGACAATCCCTCGTCGCAAAACAGCGATCTGCCTGAGGCCGATCAACCCAGCGCCGATTTGTCAAGCAACGAGTTCAATCCGGCGGACTATGTGCAATTGGTGGTTCAGCGAGATGGGCGTGGACGAGGTAACCACGGCGACCATGATCATGGTGGCCACAATCACGGCGACCATGGACGCGGAAACCAAGGCAACTTTCAACGTCCTTACAACTTGCCGCACTTGAGCAACGATTGGACGGGCGAACGCTATCGCTATCAAGACAACCGCACCTATCGTTACCGAGTGCCCTACGGCCCGGTGTATCGTTACCCCACTTATTATCCCTATCAATACTACCAATACCGTGGCCGTCCCTACTACTACGGCGGAGCCTATCCCTACGGCTACCGAGGTGGAGTCCAGATCGGCCCGAACTTTGGTATTTATTGGTAA
- a CDS encoding response regulator yields the protein MEVEFGGIEFSSIAIAWRSVDGINFSMKVLVAEDSSVSRMLLVNHLRRWDYTVVEAVDGEQAWHLFQEQSFSLVLTDWIMPNMDGLDLIRRIRSSKHAGYCYLILLTSKSEKEDLVTAMESGADDFLVKPCDQEELRVRLREGERIIRLEQELAEQNRQLRETQAALVESEKLASLGQLAAGMAHEINNPIAFVTNNLAVLRRDLSDMVRLVDKYEEIRPFIQGAPPELIQQLGELQQDCDIAWLREHLPQLLQSSTEGLSRVRDIIMNLRDFARLDQASEDQLNLRAAIESTLQVLNLPIQEKQIQIHTQLDSDATLQCRPDKIHQVIYNIVLNAIQASEQGAVVNVRLTRQPDWIYIEVQDYGCGMDTQTKNSVFEPFFTTKPVGTGTGLGMAVSYAVVRDHGGSITIESELGQGTTVHIKLPRADQGTG from the coding sequence ATGGAAGTCGAGTTTGGCGGAATCGAGTTTAGCAGCATTGCTATTGCGTGGCGTTCGGTCGATGGGATCAATTTCAGCATGAAGGTTCTTGTTGCGGAAGACAGTTCGGTATCCCGGATGCTGTTGGTCAATCACCTGCGGCGATGGGACTACACGGTCGTCGAGGCCGTGGACGGCGAGCAGGCATGGCATCTGTTCCAAGAGCAATCCTTTTCATTGGTGTTGACCGATTGGATCATGCCAAACATGGACGGGCTTGATCTGATTCGTCGTATCCGCAGTTCGAAACACGCGGGGTACTGCTACCTGATCCTGTTAACGTCCAAGTCGGAAAAAGAGGACCTGGTCACCGCGATGGAGTCGGGAGCGGATGATTTTCTGGTCAAGCCTTGCGATCAGGAAGAGTTGCGAGTTCGGCTTCGCGAAGGCGAGCGGATCATCCGCTTGGAACAAGAGTTGGCCGAGCAGAACCGTCAATTGCGAGAGACTCAAGCGGCGTTGGTCGAGAGCGAAAAATTAGCCAGCCTTGGTCAGCTTGCTGCCGGAATGGCTCACGAAATCAACAATCCGATCGCCTTTGTCACGAACAACTTGGCGGTGCTTCGTCGCGATCTCAGTGACATGGTGCGGCTGGTTGACAAGTACGAAGAGATTCGCCCGTTCATTCAGGGGGCGCCCCCTGAATTAATTCAACAGCTGGGGGAACTGCAACAGGACTGTGACATCGCGTGGTTGAGAGAGCATTTGCCGCAGCTGCTACAATCCTCTACCGAAGGTTTGTCTCGCGTTCGCGATATCATCATGAATTTGCGTGATTTCGCGAGGTTGGATCAGGCGTCAGAAGACCAATTGAATCTTCGCGCGGCCATCGAATCGACGCTGCAAGTACTGAATTTGCCGATCCAAGAAAAGCAGATTCAGATTCACACGCAGCTCGATTCGGATGCCACGCTGCAGTGTCGACCTGATAAGATTCATCAAGTCATTTACAATATTGTCCTCAATGCGATTCAGGCCAGCGAGCAGGGAGCGGTGGTAAACGTCCGCCTGACCCGTCAACCCGATTGGATCTATATCGAGGTGCAAGATTACGGATGCGGCATGGATACGCAAACCAAAAATTCGGTATTCGAGCCGTTCTTTACAACCAAACCTGTGGGGACAGGCACAGGACTGGGGATGGCGGTCAGCTACGCGGTCGTTCGCGACCACGGCGGATCGATCACGATTGAGAGTGAATTAGGGCAAGGGACGACGGTCCACATCAAATTGCCGCGAGCGGATCAAGGTACCGGTTAA